A single Panthera tigris isolate Pti1 chromosome A3, P.tigris_Pti1_mat1.1, whole genome shotgun sequence DNA region contains:
- the LOC122237110 gene encoding basic proline-rich protein-like, whose translation MGSAPRAAGEPRARPSASSAHRSEAAPRARPRTVRIREPPPAAGPGSLQPPVRSPLRAGTPPGRARTLSRPPPPAAGPCPVRRSPAAAAGPAPGGPRAGAGAGAGRARRPGRGAGGREHRADAPRTCPSPRATRGRAPLSPAPRARTPPPPEPAGSGRNRARWPELSPPRRQRRASLQRRGRRDPRVAPFPPQAPTRGRRVCRARAQAPQARGPEGRPAPRGGGAPGPAPELRRPGHTGELCGCFRKLRKASFCSPSEGYHIAYCTGHSAR comes from the coding sequence ATGGGGTCGGCTCCCCGAGCTGCCGGCGAGCCCCGCGCTCGGCCCTCCGCGAGCTCAGCGCATCGCTCCGAGGCAGCGCCGCGCGCTCGGCCGCGCACAGTGCGGATCCGTGAGCCGCCGCCCGCCGCGGGGCCGGGGTCTCTGCAGCCGCCGGTTCGGTCCCCGCTGCGAGCGGGCACACCGCCTGGCCGAGCGCGCACCCTCAGCCGCCCTCCGCCGCCGGCCGCCGGCCCATGCCCGGTGCGCCGCTCGCCGGCCGCAGCTGCAGGCCCTGCCCCGGGCGGcccgcgggcgggggcgggggcaggggcggggcgggcacgGCGCCCGGGCCGCGGGGCGGGAGGACGCGAGCACCGGGCCGACGCGCCGCGCACCTGCCCCAGCCCGCGGGCGACGCGGGGCCGCGCTCCTCTCTCGCCCGCACCGCGCGCccggacccccccacccccggaaccAGCCGGCTCCGGGCGGAATCGCGCAAGGTGGCCGGAGCTGTCCCCGCCCCGGAGGCAGCGTCGGGCGTCCCTCCAGCGAAGGGGCCGGCGCGACCCACGCGTCGCGCCCTTTCCCCCGCAGGCTCCTACGAGGGGACGCCGGGTGTGCCGGGCTCGCGCCCAGGCGCCGCAGGCTCGGGGTCCGGAGGGGAGGCCGGCCCCGCGGGGTGGGGGCGCTCCCGGCCCGGCCCCGGAGCTGCGGAGGCCGGGACACACTGGGGAGCTCTGTGGCTGTTTCAGAAAGTTGAGAAAAGCCTCATTTTGTTCCCCTTCCGAGGGTTATCACATCGCGTACTGTACAGGGCATTCTGCGCGCTGA